The segment TTTCCACTCATTTTTCAGACCTGGAGTTACACGCAGGTCATGGCCTCTATTTCCCTGgcattggtgcccttcaaaagtttcacattcactctaaaaaaaattaataatcaaaaGGAACTgccattgcaaaatgaaaatggccttgccttttCATGACGTTCAAAAGAGATGAAACTCACGGcctgatttttacaaaaattaatatctcATTCAGGTATTTGGATGCTATTGTATTCCATAAATTCCCcatatgaatgaaaaagtggtgacaggATACGGAAACCTTTCACATTTAAATCAACAATCATCGCTAACTTAACCTAATGTAACCTAATGTAACCTTTATGTAATGGTAGGCCTATGTACcgccgacccccccccccccatcaccaCCGATGGGTGGGGCGCGAGTATTCAAACCGGTGACCTACTAccagtagtagtagtagtagtagtattaggacaatagggtccacgGTTCAGGAAAGTCCAAAGTTggaaaaagtgtacaaaaccaattggAGCTGTTGCAAAGAGTATTAAActattataaacaaaagagggaggTCCAAGCGTAAACACTTGACAAAAGGGTGAAGTGTATACAAAATGGGCCGTACGTATATGAAACCAAAACTTGATGAAAACTTTAAAATATCTGCTATTCAACTTTATTGTTGATGTCCTTCCATCGCACACATACAAtcagaaattaaacaaaaacaaagataatttgTTCAATGGACttattttttaccatgtttaccgCTTTAAAGCATGTAACTCTTCATACAGAGTCTACTGACTAACAGTATGACAGCGGCTCTATGTTTTCAACGGGCTTTTTACCGCTAGAACTAGAAGCTGCTACTGGCAATAGCATGGTTAATCAATCAAACTAGAAGCTGCTACTGGCAATAGCATGGTTAATCAATCAAAGTAGGCTTACAAACAAATGATAactaaaatgaaagaaaattctttatgaaaaaatattactGAACTCACCGCGGCAAAGTGTCCAAGAGCAACGGACAGACCAATCGCCAGTGGCCCGGAGCCTGTGAAACCTTTACGGTCGGGATCAACTGTGGAAAACACGGTAAACACAAGCTGAAACGTGAGCAACATCTCAACGAATAGGGCTTGGTATTCCATCACTCCAACCTGGGGTGCCGTGACTCCGTACCCTGTCCCTGTTTCCCAATTGCTCCCGGTGGTCAGCCCGGAGAGAATCCCGGACGCAGATATTCCTCCAAGCACCTGAGCTAGGATGTAGAGGATCGCTTTCAACGGGGTGATTTGATGGGTGACCAGGAACGCGATGGTCACGGCGGGGTTTAGGTGGCCACCGCTGATGTGGGCCGTACAGTGGACAAGGGTAGCGATACCCAAACCAAACGCCAGGGAAATCTTCAGTAAATCAGGGATCTCATCCCCAAAAGTCACCGTGGAGGCTAGACCGAGGAAAACGAAGAACAGGGTGGCTATGTACTCGGCGAGGCACGCCCTCCAAAACAGCGACGAGCGTATCTCCTCACTCATTTTATCCACTACTTGCGGCATCTTTCCGTTAGTGTCTTTTGAAAAATTCATACGAAAAGATATATTCAATGAATGAAATAAGTCCTCTATGATGTTCTATGGTCACAAACACTTTTCAGTTTGGAGACAGAATGAAGAAGCAGCTTAATCCAAAGGCGTTTTTATATCATCAGTTGTCAGTGTTCACACACGTCTGTTCATGGGGGGTTCCAATACGTTTATAAACACGTATAAAACAGATACAAACTGCAATCTACATCATCACTGGTGGACCATGGTACTGGTGGTGGTCTAGCTGCAATAGTTACATCCTGTGATTGTGTGTGGTGTGCGTGTACCGACTGAGGGGGCGTTCACACTAGCCTTGTATCAACTACCCTGTACTTGGTgggttacattttaaaaatatgacTTAAAGTGGAAGAAGTACGGGGCTGATGATCGATCATCATGCATGACAcgtcatttttttaaacaagaaattaaGGTAAACACTTTGTAATCAGCCTCGTTCCTATAGCTTTTAGAATTAGAGCAACAAGAAACAATGTATCAAAATAATAAGTAGATTATGATCAATAGATACATTGTACTACTTtcatataaaaacaatcaatgCCAACAACACGTGTGTGTTGACACTTCGAAGGCTGCATGCTAA is part of the Asterias rubens chromosome 4, eAstRub1.3, whole genome shotgun sequence genome and harbors:
- the LOC117289259 gene encoding aquaporin-1-like; translation: MNFSKDTNGKMPQVVDKMSEEIRSSLFWRACLAEYIATLFFVFLGLASTVTFGDEIPDLLKISLAFGLGIATLVHCTAHISGGHLNPAVTIAFLVTHQITPLKAILYILAQVLGGISASGILSGLTTGSNWETGTGYGVTAPQVGVMEYQALFVEMLLTFQLVFTVFSTVDPDRKGFTGSGPLAIGLSVALGHFAAIRITGASMNPARTLASAVISGNYTAHWVYWVGPILGGIIAASLYDMVLAPTATPSRIRKCISCEYDVTDDDVSPGDIDLSIINHGHTADETGGKI